A single Thermaerobacter sp. FW80 DNA region contains:
- a CDS encoding prolipoprotein diacylglyceryl transferase, whose amino-acid sequence MEVNWDPVLIQIGPLAIRWYGFFMAVSMAAGLYVLVRDGTRRGYDEDFLYNVSALMIVGGIVGARLVYVLTNPADYFAPGRYGEIIRVDHGGLSLHGALLGGALAGWWYVRRRLPDAPWAHFQRLLDLAVPGVAIGYMLVRIGNIFNGEVLGNPTTALPFPRHPVQLYASAAGLGLLLVHNRLARRRPPAGYLFWSFLYYYQWWRVAVEETVRDAPIAIPVYANPAYGIELLTVTQVTTWPLLILAWWMRRRALEDGLAPAVPAAAADTAEAVGDEAAGPEAGGKASVPAGGPPTLEDAPEGTGGRRAPEEDAGPGVAEGHPSDRPGDEPARPR is encoded by the coding sequence GTGGAGGTCAACTGGGATCCCGTGTTGATCCAGATCGGCCCGCTGGCCATCCGCTGGTACGGCTTCTTCATGGCCGTCTCCATGGCCGCGGGCCTCTACGTCCTGGTGCGGGACGGCACGCGCCGGGGCTACGACGAGGACTTCCTCTACAACGTCAGCGCGCTGATGATCGTCGGCGGGATCGTGGGGGCGCGGCTGGTCTACGTCCTGACGAACCCGGCCGACTACTTCGCCCCCGGCCGCTACGGCGAGATCATCCGCGTGGACCACGGCGGGTTGTCGCTGCACGGCGCCCTGCTGGGCGGCGCCCTGGCGGGGTGGTGGTACGTCCGCCGGCGCCTCCCGGACGCGCCCTGGGCCCACTTCCAGCGCCTCCTCGACCTGGCGGTGCCGGGCGTGGCCATCGGCTACATGCTGGTGCGGATCGGCAACATCTTCAACGGCGAGGTGCTGGGCAACCCGACCACCGCGCTGCCGTTCCCCCGGCACCCCGTGCAGCTGTACGCCTCCGCGGCGGGCCTGGGGCTGCTGCTGGTGCACAACCGGCTGGCGCGGCGCCGGCCGCCGGCGGGCTACCTGTTCTGGAGCTTCCTCTACTACTATCAGTGGTGGCGCGTGGCCGTCGAGGAGACGGTGCGCGACGCGCCCATCGCCATCCCCGTCTACGCCAATCCCGCCTACGGCATCGAGCTGCTGACGGTCACCCAGGTCACCACCTGGCCGCTGCTGATCCTGGCGTGGTGGATGCGCCGGCGGGCCCTGGAGGACGGCCTCGCCCCCGCCGTGCCCGCGGCCGCGGCGGACACCGCGGAAGCGGTGGGGGACGAGGCGGCGGGCCCGGAGGCGGGCGGCAAGGCCTCCGTCCCCGCAGGCGGGCCCCCCACCCTGGAGGACGCGCCGGAGGGAACCGGGGGCCGCCGGGCACCGGAGGAGGACGCCGGCCCCGGGGTCGCGGAGGGGCACCCGTCGGATCGGCCCGGGGACGAACCCGCACGGCCGCGATGA
- a CDS encoding helix-turn-helix domain-containing protein, translating into MDDLGGRLRRIRESRNLSIYEVERRTGLHFSTISKYERGERQPSLDALRELAALYQVPVTAFLADELDLEAVLPPRLAALARQLLDRPALVEACERLVTLDDRQILALTEFLDRIGLTRRTRAGAGGRQRSGGSAYPRPRPPTPEPVGREQRPASAAGTAADAGPAGGDGRSPEGGGAGRSPEGDGRGQAVPHGEAGPGDGDPQAHPTRRDRGGDAGR; encoded by the coding sequence GTGGACGACCTGGGAGGGCGGTTGCGTCGCATCCGGGAGAGCCGGAACCTCAGCATCTACGAGGTGGAGCGGCGCACGGGGCTCCACTTCAGCACCATCAGCAAGTATGAGCGCGGCGAGCGCCAGCCCAGCCTCGATGCCCTCCGGGAGCTGGCGGCGCTCTACCAGGTGCCGGTCACCGCCTTCCTGGCGGACGAGCTGGACCTGGAGGCGGTGCTGCCCCCGCGGCTGGCGGCCCTGGCCCGCCAGCTGCTGGACCGGCCGGCGCTGGTGGAGGCGTGCGAGCGGCTGGTCACCCTGGACGACCGCCAGATCCTCGCCCTGACCGAGTTCCTCGACCGGATCGGCCTCACCCGGCGGACCCGGGCGGGAGCGGGCGGCCGGCAGCGGTCGGGCGGCTCGGCCTACCCGCGCCCCCGGCCGCCGACGCCCGAGCCCGTCGGACGCGAGCAGCGGCCGGCATCGGCCGCCGGGACGGCGGCCGATGCCGGCCCCGCAGGGGGCGACGGGCGCTCCCCGGAAGGCGGCGGGGCCGGGCGCTCCCCGGAAGGCGACGGGCGCGGACAGGCGGTCCCCCACGGCGAGGCGGGACCCGGTGACGGCGACCCCCAGGCCCATCCGACCCGCCGGGACCGCGGCGGGGATGCCGGCCGCTGA
- the pruA gene encoding L-glutamate gamma-semialdehyde dehydrogenase, translated as MAVPEFRNEPLTDFSQPAAHQAMTEALAQVRAQFGRHYPLWIGGRAVDTPERIVSYNPGRKTEVVGTVARATREHAEQALAAAWEAFGPWSRLPASARAAVLFRAAAIMRRRKLELAAWEVYEAGKTWPEADADVAEAIDFLEYYGRQALRLAEPQPVTPLAGEFNETFYIPLGAGLVIPPWNFPLAILTGTTVGPVVAGNTVILKPASNTPVIGAKFMEIMIEAGIPAGVINFLPGPGPEVGDYLVAHPRTRFVNFTGSMEVGLRIYEQAARRQPGQIWLKRVVAEMGGKDAIVVDESADLEEAANGIVVSAFGFQGQKCSACSRAIVVDGVYDEVLQRVVEKTRQLRVGQADDPATQVGPVIDQAAFQKIMRYIEIGRGEGRLVVGGQGDDREGYFIQPTVFADVDGRATIAQEEIFGPVVAFIRARDFDHALALANDTMYGLTGSVYARDRYKLERAKREFHVGNLYFNRKCTGALVGVHPFGGWNMSGTDAKAGGPDYLLWFMQPKSVSEKL; from the coding sequence ATGGCGGTGCCGGAGTTCCGCAACGAGCCGCTGACGGACTTCTCCCAGCCGGCGGCCCACCAGGCGATGACCGAGGCCCTGGCCCAGGTACGGGCCCAGTTCGGCCGGCACTATCCCCTGTGGATCGGCGGCCGGGCGGTGGACACGCCGGAGCGCATCGTCTCGTACAACCCGGGCCGCAAGACGGAAGTGGTGGGGACGGTGGCCCGCGCCACCCGCGAGCACGCCGAGCAGGCCCTGGCCGCGGCGTGGGAGGCCTTCGGCCCGTGGAGCCGGCTGCCCGCGTCGGCCCGGGCGGCGGTGCTGTTCCGCGCGGCGGCCATCATGCGCCGGCGCAAGCTGGAGCTGGCGGCGTGGGAGGTGTACGAGGCGGGGAAGACGTGGCCGGAGGCCGACGCCGACGTGGCCGAGGCCATCGACTTCCTCGAGTACTACGGGCGCCAGGCGCTGCGGCTGGCCGAGCCCCAGCCGGTGACGCCGCTGGCCGGCGAGTTCAACGAGACCTTCTACATCCCGTTGGGCGCCGGCCTGGTGATCCCGCCGTGGAACTTCCCGCTGGCGATCCTCACCGGGACCACCGTGGGCCCGGTGGTGGCGGGCAACACGGTGATCCTCAAGCCGGCCAGCAACACCCCGGTGATCGGCGCCAAGTTCATGGAGATCATGATCGAGGCCGGCATCCCGGCGGGCGTGATCAACTTCCTGCCCGGCCCCGGCCCCGAGGTGGGCGACTACCTGGTCGCGCACCCGCGCACCCGGTTCGTCAACTTCACCGGCTCCATGGAGGTGGGCCTGCGCATCTACGAGCAGGCGGCACGGCGGCAGCCCGGCCAGATCTGGCTGAAGCGGGTGGTCGCCGAGATGGGCGGCAAGGACGCCATCGTCGTCGACGAGAGCGCCGACCTGGAGGAGGCGGCCAACGGCATCGTGGTCTCCGCCTTCGGCTTCCAGGGCCAGAAGTGCTCCGCCTGCTCGCGGGCCATCGTGGTGGACGGCGTCTACGACGAGGTCCTGCAGCGCGTGGTGGAGAAGACCCGGCAGCTGCGGGTCGGCCAGGCGGACGACCCGGCCACCCAGGTGGGGCCCGTCATCGACCAGGCCGCCTTCCAGAAGATCATGCGCTACATCGAGATCGGCCGTGGCGAGGGCCGGCTGGTGGTGGGCGGCCAGGGCGACGACCGGGAGGGCTACTTCATCCAGCCCACCGTCTTCGCCGACGTGGACGGCCGCGCCACCATCGCCCAGGAGGAGATCTTCGGGCCCGTGGTGGCCTTCATCCGCGCCCGCGACTTCGACCACGCCCTGGCCCTGGCCAACGACACCATGTACGGCCTAACGGGGTCGGTCTACGCCCGCGACCGCTACAAGCTGGAGCGGGCCAAGCGCGAGTTCCACGTGGGCAACCTGTACTTCAACCGCAAGTGCACCGGCGCCCTGGTGGGCGTCCACCCCTTCGGCGGGTGGAACATGTCGGGCACCGACGCCAAGGCGGGCGGGCCGGACTACCTGTTGTGGTTCATGCAGCCCAAGTCGGTGTCGGAGAAGCTGTAG
- a CDS encoding Fur family transcriptional regulator codes for MTIRKILETLAQHRYRLTWQRWAVAAAVVVNQDRLLTAEELYAQLKKDYPDIGLATVYRTLDLLVDLGLVDRVQVGEGPTKYSLRNADVEVHQHLVCECCGEETPLDDKHLEPLCKHLSHISGYQISEIHVRVTGICPRCRTAARQGAGRSATGGDQAATAAR; via the coding sequence GTGACCATCCGCAAGATCCTGGAGACGCTGGCCCAGCACCGCTACCGGCTGACGTGGCAGCGGTGGGCGGTGGCGGCCGCGGTGGTGGTGAACCAGGACCGGCTGCTGACGGCGGAAGAGCTCTACGCCCAGTTGAAGAAGGACTATCCCGACATCGGCCTGGCCACGGTCTACCGGACCCTGGACCTGCTGGTGGACCTGGGGCTGGTGGACCGGGTCCAGGTGGGCGAGGGCCCGACCAAGTACAGCCTGCGCAACGCCGACGTGGAGGTCCACCAGCACCTGGTCTGCGAGTGCTGCGGCGAGGAGACGCCGCTGGACGACAAGCACCTGGAGCCGCTTTGCAAGCATCTCTCGCACATCAGCGGCTACCAGATCTCGGAGATCCACGTCAGGGTCACGGGGATCTGCCCTCGCTGCCGGACGGCGGCGCGCCAGGGCGCGGGCAGGTCCGCCACCGGCGGCGATCAGGCCGCCACCGCCGCCCGATGA
- a CDS encoding S1C family serine protease: MMQPLAWDTTIVRVLEQVRPFLVHVAGTDRKRQTTAFGTGLVFDHWHVICNAQTVDDAAEVVVTLPGGTKVDADVVGSDPVYFIAVLRLAERFPGPLPAWRPTADLQVGQFVVAVGYPLNLQINATLGIISTVDMTLYRPDRIPVDGLIVTQAPMHPGNTGGPLVLLDGSVAGINGIPWSHGLNLAVQGDVVRRVVNQIIEFGRATHPWLGFSGQPDVVDPALAQLFALPVDRGLVVGHVADNGPGKRAGIKPFDMVVRADDQPVVHAGSIRKVLAYRRPGERAKLTILRGGELIELEFPVEEIPRLASAS, encoded by the coding sequence ATGATGCAGCCCCTGGCATGGGATACCACCATCGTCCGCGTGCTGGAGCAGGTCCGGCCCTTCCTGGTCCACGTGGCGGGGACCGACCGCAAGCGGCAGACCACGGCCTTCGGCACCGGCCTGGTCTTCGACCACTGGCACGTCATCTGCAATGCCCAGACGGTGGACGACGCGGCCGAGGTGGTGGTCACGCTCCCCGGCGGGACCAAGGTCGACGCCGACGTGGTGGGCAGCGATCCCGTCTACTTCATCGCCGTCCTGCGCCTCGCCGAGCGCTTCCCCGGACCCCTGCCGGCCTGGCGGCCGACGGCGGACCTGCAGGTGGGGCAGTTCGTGGTGGCGGTGGGATATCCCCTCAACCTGCAGATCAACGCCACCCTGGGCATCATCAGCACGGTGGACATGACGCTGTACCGTCCGGACCGGATCCCGGTGGACGGCCTGATCGTCACCCAGGCGCCGATGCACCCGGGCAACACGGGCGGACCGCTGGTGTTGCTGGATGGGAGCGTGGCCGGCATCAACGGCATCCCCTGGTCCCACGGGCTGAACCTGGCGGTGCAGGGCGACGTGGTGCGGCGGGTGGTCAACCAGATCATCGAGTTCGGACGGGCCACCCATCCGTGGCTGGGCTTCTCCGGCCAGCCGGACGTCGTCGATCCCGCGCTGGCGCAGCTGTTCGCCTTGCCGGTCGATCGCGGCCTGGTGGTCGGGCACGTGGCGGACAACGGACCGGGCAAGCGTGCGGGCATCAAGCCCTTCGACATGGTGGTGCGCGCCGACGACCAGCCCGTGGTCCACGCCGGCAGCATCCGCAAGGTGCTCGCCTACCGGCGTCCGGGCGAGCGCGCCAAATTGACCATCCTCCGCGGCGGCGAGCTGATCGAGCTGGAGTTCCCCGTGGAGGAGATCCCGCGTCTGGCCTCGGCGTCCTGA